One region of Pseudomonas alvandae genomic DNA includes:
- a CDS encoding alpha/beta fold hydrolase, whose protein sequence is MTHWPLDQVYDFNGHSVRYAIHGEGPPLVFVHGTPFSSYVWHRIAPLFFTTHRVHYFDLLGYGQSAQPDADVSLGVQNQLLAQLLEHWKLERPDVVAHDFGGATALRTHLLNGKDYRSLTLIDPVALSPWGSPFVQHVRRHEAAFSGLPDYIQQAIVPTYIRGAIKRDIPDEELAPYVQPWLGEPGQAAFYRQIAQMDECYTCEVEGLYPSVRCPIQILWGEDDQWIPIERGRTLHGMIPGALFQPVPNAGHLVQEDAPEVIVAAVMRFLA, encoded by the coding sequence CAACGGGCACTCTGTCCGCTACGCCATCCACGGCGAAGGCCCGCCGCTGGTATTCGTCCATGGCACGCCGTTTTCTTCCTATGTATGGCATCGGATCGCGCCGCTGTTCTTCACTACGCACCGAGTGCACTACTTCGACCTGCTGGGTTATGGCCAGTCCGCGCAACCAGATGCCGACGTGTCCCTGGGCGTACAGAACCAACTGCTTGCCCAACTGCTGGAACACTGGAAGCTGGAACGCCCCGACGTGGTGGCCCACGACTTCGGCGGAGCCACCGCGCTGCGTACGCACCTGCTCAATGGCAAGGACTACCGCAGCCTCACCCTGATCGACCCGGTGGCCCTTTCCCCGTGGGGTTCACCTTTTGTCCAGCACGTGCGCCGGCACGAAGCGGCGTTCAGCGGCCTCCCCGATTACATTCAGCAGGCCATCGTCCCGACTTACATCCGCGGCGCGATCAAGCGGGACATTCCCGATGAAGAATTGGCGCCCTACGTGCAACCGTGGCTTGGCGAGCCGGGCCAGGCGGCGTTCTATCGGCAGATTGCGCAGATGGACGAGTGCTACACCTGCGAGGTCGAAGGGCTGTACCCGAGCGTACGCTGCCCGATCCAGATATTGTGGGGCGAAGATGACCAGTGGATCCCCATCGAGCGCGGTCGGACGTTGCACGGGATGATTCCGGGGGCGCTGTTTCAGCCCGTTCCGAACGCTGGGCACCTGGTCCAGGAAGACGCGCCGGAAGTGATTGTCGCGGCAGTTATGCGGTTCCTGGCGTGA